Proteins co-encoded in one Salvia splendens isolate huo1 chromosome 4, SspV2, whole genome shotgun sequence genomic window:
- the LOC121800333 gene encoding adenylate isopentenyltransferase 5, chloroplastic-like gives MNISFSAACKQTQPPMVNFPGGLINIIPRHRRKEKVVVVMGATGTGKSRLSIELATRFDAEVINSDKIQVFKGLDIVTNKVKEEECDGVPHHLLGFVDPTADYWAHDFVQHASAAADDITKRGRMPIIAGGSNSFIKALISDDHHFRSRYDCCLLWVDVEKPQLNSFVSARVDQMVDSGLVEEAREFFDPAGDYSRGIRRAIGVPELDEYFRSEGSASTSAKAKILSRGIDQIKSNTQILAARQRQNIQRLLNILRLAEHLEWRMYRLDATEVFRKRGEEAEEAWQRLVAWPSTSLVGQFLCDDKMDFAGQLILGPTTAAPVVV, from the coding sequence ATGAATATTTCATTCTCGGCCGCGTGCAAGCAAACGCAGCCGCCGATGGTGAACTTCCCCGGTGGCCTGATCAACATCATTCCCCGCCACCGGCGCAAGGAGAAGGTGGTGGTCGTAATGGGCGCCACCGGGACCGGAAAATCCCGGCTATCGATCGAGCTGGCTACCCGATTCGACGCTGAAGTCATCAACTCCGACAAAATACAGGTTTTCAAGGGTCTCGACATTGTGACAAACAAGGTGAAAGAGGAGGAATGCGACGGAGTGCCGCACCACCTCCTCGGATTCGTGGACCCCACAGCGGACTACTGGGCCCACGACTTCGTCCAAcacgcctccgccgccgccgacgaCATCACCAAGAGGGGCCGGATGCCCATCATCGCCGGCGGCTCCAACTCCTTCATCAAAGCGCTCATCAGCGACGACCATCACTTTCGGTCAAGGTACGACTGCTGCCTTCTGTGGGTCGACGTGGAGAAGCCTCAGCTCAACTCGTTCGTATCGGCCCGAGTCGACCAGATGGTCGACTCCGGCCTGGTGGAGGAGGCGCGCGAGTTCTTCGACCCCGCTGGAGACTACAGCCGCGGGATCCGCCGCGCCATAGGCGTGCCAGAGCTCGACGAGTACTTCAGGAGCGAGGGGAGCGCCTCCACCTCCGCCAAGGCGAAGATTCTCAGCAGAGGAATTGATCAGATAAAATCCAACACCCAAATCCTGGCCGCCCGCCAGCGTCAGAACATTCAGCGGCTGCTGAATATTCTGCGGCTGGCGGAGCACCTTGAGTGGAGGATGTACAGGCTCGACGCGACCGAGGTCTTCCGCAAGCGCGgcgaggaggcggaggaggcgTGGCAGAGGCTGGTGGCGTGGCCCAGCACCAGTCTGGTCGGCCAGTTCTTGTGCGATGACAAGATGGACTTCGCCGGACAGCTGATCCTGGGCCCCACAACCGCTGCCCCCGTTGTAGTATGA